A single window of Rubripirellula lacrimiformis DNA harbors:
- a CDS encoding sulfatase: MRSSLALLILGCLCSWLDFAAAADPPHVLCIMTDDLGWQDLHCQGNPVLQTPHIDGLAKDGVRFTNAYAASPVCSPTRAAMMTGLAPARLHITQHGPDGQQFWPKDRRVQPPPSKHELWHETTTLAERLKTAGYATGFFGKWHLGGDEKYWPMQHGFDVNVGGCGFGGPPTYFDPYRIPTLPPRETGEYLTDRLADETIAFLHSAKDQPMFICLWTYNPHYPFEAPDELTAHYQGKQGPGLKNPIYGGQIEATDRAIGRVLQELESLGIAEQTLVIFTSDNGGWSGATDNRPLREGKGYLYEGGLRVPLIVRWPGVTKAGTVNPTPVVSMDLTATMLDAAAVRLAENESLDGESLRPLFAGGKLKRDALYFHYPHFAFHKANRPGSAIRSGQHKLIYRYDDDSVQLFDLDHDLGETTDLADIHPDVAGNLKDRLTDWLQTTDAGLPVQRK; encoded by the coding sequence ATGCGATCCAGTTTGGCCTTACTGATCCTCGGCTGCCTGTGCAGTTGGCTCGATTTCGCCGCCGCGGCCGATCCACCGCATGTCCTGTGCATCATGACGGATGACCTGGGGTGGCAAGACCTGCACTGCCAGGGAAACCCAGTGCTGCAAACGCCTCACATTGATGGCTTGGCCAAGGACGGAGTTCGGTTCACCAACGCCTATGCCGCATCGCCGGTCTGTTCCCCGACGCGGGCAGCGATGATGACGGGTCTTGCCCCCGCGCGGTTGCACATCACCCAGCACGGCCCCGACGGGCAGCAGTTCTGGCCCAAGGATCGACGGGTCCAACCTCCGCCAAGCAAACATGAACTTTGGCACGAAACCACCACGTTGGCAGAGCGTCTGAAGACGGCGGGATACGCCACCGGATTTTTCGGCAAGTGGCACTTGGGCGGAGACGAAAAGTACTGGCCGATGCAACACGGCTTTGACGTGAACGTGGGCGGTTGTGGATTCGGTGGGCCGCCAACCTATTTTGATCCCTATCGAATCCCCACACTGCCACCACGCGAAACAGGCGAGTACCTGACCGATCGCTTGGCGGATGAAACCATTGCGTTTTTGCACAGCGCCAAAGACCAACCGATGTTCATCTGCCTTTGGACTTACAACCCACACTATCCGTTCGAGGCACCGGACGAACTGACCGCTCACTACCAGGGCAAGCAAGGCCCGGGTTTGAAAAACCCGATCTACGGCGGCCAGATCGAAGCCACCGACCGCGCCATCGGACGCGTGCTGCAGGAACTGGAATCGCTGGGGATCGCCGAACAAACGCTGGTGATTTTCACCAGCGATAACGGTGGTTGGTCCGGCGCCACTGACAATCGGCCACTGCGTGAAGGAAAAGGCTATCTGTACGAAGGTGGCCTGCGTGTGCCATTGATCGTTCGCTGGCCCGGGGTGACCAAGGCGGGAACCGTGAACCCAACGCCTGTGGTCAGCATGGACCTGACCGCGACGATGCTGGACGCCGCCGCAGTGAGGCTCGCCGAGAACGAATCGCTGGATGGCGAATCATTGCGGCCTCTGTTCGCCGGCGGCAAGCTGAAGCGGGACGCGTTGTATTTTCACTATCCGCACTTCGCTTTCCACAAGGCGAATCGCCCCGGCTCTGCCATTCGCAGTGGCCAGCACAAACTGATCTATCGGTACGACGATGATTCGGTGCAACTGTTTGATCTGGACCACGATCTGGGCGAGACCACGGATCTCGCAGATATCCATCCAGACGTCGCCGGGAACTTGAAAGACCGCCTGACAGACTGGCTTCAAACTACCGATGCCGGATTGCCAGTCCAACGAAAATAA
- a CDS encoding lactonase family protein, which produces MRHIDDLKRFIFRAIVSATSVLAACVITHAQSSSQQPSDDSDPLMAYVGTFSSPLGDVLPTQVDLPPGNGKGIHIFQVDRTTGGMTATGVYPMGTSPSCVVLNAAGTRLYSSNETDRVGGRKEGSVSSFAIDPNDGQLRLLNTVSSGGDGPTYVSVHPSGKFLLVANYFGGSVAVLPIAADGRLEDASDVKNDAGTIGPTTSANAPEGSFAFSGHDRTHAHMIQSDPSGRHVLHVDLGLDKIYVWKFDESNGTLTANDPPSVSLPPGDGPRHFHFHPNGHWLYSIQEEGSTIARFQYDPETGRLTHQETVSSLPPGFAGSNFCSEILVSDDGRFVYGGNRLHDSIGIFAVSESGKLTQVGNQWTRGNYPRSFNFDPSGRFLYSCNQRADNIAVFQVNKETGGLTFTGQYTPVGNPSSIVFLDLQK; this is translated from the coding sequence ATGCGACACATCGATGATCTGAAACGCTTCATCTTTCGGGCGATCGTTTCTGCGACTTCCGTCCTAGCGGCGTGCGTGATCACTCATGCACAATCGTCGTCTCAGCAGCCATCCGACGACTCCGATCCGCTAATGGCTTACGTCGGCACATTCAGTTCACCGCTGGGCGATGTGCTGCCCACGCAGGTCGATCTTCCACCTGGCAACGGGAAGGGGATTCATATTTTCCAGGTTGATCGCACCACCGGCGGCATGACCGCGACGGGCGTTTACCCCATGGGCACCAGCCCCAGCTGCGTCGTTCTCAATGCAGCCGGCACGCGATTGTATTCCAGCAACGAAACCGATCGTGTTGGCGGTCGCAAGGAAGGTTCCGTCAGCTCGTTTGCGATCGACCCCAACGATGGCCAACTGCGTTTGCTCAATACCGTTTCCTCCGGCGGCGACGGCCCGACTTATGTCAGCGTCCATCCCTCTGGCAAGTTCCTGTTGGTGGCAAACTACTTTGGTGGTTCGGTCGCTGTTCTTCCCATTGCGGCTGATGGCCGACTCGAAGATGCGTCGGATGTCAAAAACGATGCGGGCACGATCGGACCGACGACATCTGCCAACGCTCCCGAAGGCAGTTTCGCCTTCAGCGGTCATGACCGCACTCACGCCCATATGATCCAGTCCGATCCATCGGGGCGTCACGTTTTACACGTCGACTTGGGATTGGACAAAATTTACGTTTGGAAATTTGACGAAAGCAACGGAACGTTGACGGCGAATGACCCACCCAGCGTATCGTTGCCTCCCGGTGATGGACCGCGTCATTTTCACTTTCATCCCAACGGTCACTGGCTGTACAGCATCCAAGAAGAAGGATCTACGATCGCGCGGTTTCAGTACGATCCCGAGACTGGGCGTTTAACGCATCAAGAAACCGTTTCCTCACTGCCGCCCGGATTCGCAGGCAGTAATTTCTGTTCCGAGATATTGGTTTCCGATGACGGACGTTTTGTCTATGGCGGCAACCGCTTGCACGACAGCATTGGGATTTTCGCTGTCAGCGAATCTGGCAAACTGACGCAGGTCGGCAACCAGTGGACTCGCGGCAATTACCCGCGCAGTTTCAACTTCGACCCCAGCGGGCGGTTTCTATACAGCTGCAACCAGCGTGCTGATAACATCGCCGTATTCCAAGTCAACAAGGAAACCGGCGGGCTGACCTTCACGGGCCAATACACCCCGGTTGGAAATCCATCCAGCATCGTGTTCTTGGATCTGCAGAAGTAA
- a CDS encoding dipeptidase, which yields MLSRRQFAHSLGAVSALSLSAVSPGARRAFAQDDNSNGPVQALTSRSNPKIQKSRDTALSILKPSKAELDRGLKLHAESIVFDAYGFGPRASVDGDALAAAVQAGASGAELKDLREEMTMTRFVTDQVEQQEFRDAWRASGVTCVFNNAGEEGQDPLRLIKRLARHTYTTDLMRGFVFKAAAPNDIVTAKRENRHCYYLTGNGVPLTQQWVSVADELQFVRVFYQLGIRMMHLTYQRRNMIGDGCGEKTDAGLSDFGNKAIAEMNRVGVIPDCAHSGWKTSLEAAKASSRPVVASHSTCAGVYRHFRSKPDNVIKAIVDSGGYVGMCCIPRYLGGSGDIQALLDHVDYAIEKFGPDAVAIGTDVSYQSQSSGTQNAKVPKQPKQREEFRMLWPSDNFKTTREMNESIAWTNWPLYTVGLVQRGHSDEVIRKVIGGNVMRVITESM from the coding sequence ATGCTTAGTCGCCGCCAATTCGCTCACTCGTTGGGGGCTGTCTCTGCCTTGTCGCTGTCTGCCGTATCACCGGGGGCGCGTCGTGCATTTGCACAGGATGACAACAGCAACGGTCCGGTACAGGCGTTGACGTCCCGTTCGAATCCCAAGATCCAGAAGTCACGCGATACGGCGCTCAGTATTTTGAAACCTTCGAAGGCCGAACTGGATCGCGGGCTGAAGTTGCATGCTGAATCGATTGTCTTTGACGCCTATGGGTTTGGTCCGCGTGCTTCGGTCGACGGAGACGCACTGGCCGCTGCGGTTCAAGCGGGCGCGTCTGGCGCGGAACTGAAAGATCTGCGAGAAGAAATGACGATGACGCGTTTTGTGACCGATCAGGTCGAACAGCAGGAGTTTCGCGACGCATGGCGTGCCTCCGGCGTGACGTGTGTTTTCAATAACGCAGGCGAAGAAGGCCAGGACCCGCTGCGGTTGATCAAACGATTGGCGCGGCATACCTACACGACGGACCTGATGCGTGGGTTTGTGTTCAAAGCCGCTGCGCCCAATGACATCGTGACTGCGAAACGCGAAAACCGTCACTGCTATTACTTGACCGGCAACGGGGTCCCATTAACGCAGCAGTGGGTGTCCGTTGCGGACGAACTGCAGTTTGTCCGTGTGTTCTATCAGTTGGGGATTCGGATGATGCATTTGACGTATCAGCGCCGCAACATGATCGGTGACGGATGTGGCGAGAAGACCGATGCGGGGTTAAGCGATTTTGGTAACAAGGCGATCGCAGAGATGAACCGCGTCGGTGTCATCCCGGATTGTGCGCACAGCGGTTGGAAAACAAGTCTAGAAGCAGCCAAGGCTTCGTCGCGGCCTGTCGTGGCCAGCCATTCGACCTGCGCAGGCGTTTATCGTCATTTTCGTAGCAAGCCCGACAACGTGATCAAGGCCATCGTCGACTCGGGCGGCTACGTCGGGATGTGCTGTATCCCCAGATACCTGGGCGGCAGTGGGGACATCCAGGCGTTGCTTGATCACGTCGACTATGCCATCGAAAAGTTTGGGCCGGATGCGGTCGCGATCGGCACGGATGTTTCCTATCAATCGCAGTCGTCGGGGACTCAAAACGCCAAGGTTCCCAAACAGCCAAAGCAACGAGAAGAATTTCGTATGCTTTGGCCATCGGACAACTTTAAGACGACTCGTGAAATGAACGAAAGCATCGCTTGGACCAATTGGCCCCTCTACACGGTTGGTTTGGTGCAGCGAGGGCATAGCGATGAAGTGATTCGCAAAGTCATCGGTGGCAACGTGATGCGAGTCATCACAGAGTCGATGTAA